A segment of the Phoenix dactylifera cultivar Barhee BC4 chromosome 15, palm_55x_up_171113_PBpolish2nd_filt_p, whole genome shotgun sequence genome:
TCACCTTGGTCCCTCGCTCTAATTAGAGGTGACAATCGGCTCTGAACAAACCAAATACAGGTTGAGTCCGATATAGGATAgatcaaaaatttatcaatttgaacttgatctatttattaaataggtcaaaaatcCAACCTTGAATCTAATCATTTtattaaacaaaaaattcaaactGACCTACAATaggttgaatcaagttacatgGTTAAATAGGTTAATGATTGCCACACCTAGCTCCAACTCCATCCTCTAGACTGCCCTCATCTGCAACCCTGCCCTCCTCCTCTATTATGCCTCCTCCACCACTTCCTTTGCTGCTCACCTTCTCTGCTTCTGTACCTCCATCTGCTGCCTCTAGTCCCCTAACTTGCCTTGCTCTTTCACCTTGGCTGTACTCCTCAAAGCCAGCATCAATGCTCCCTCCCTCCCCATGAGTACTTAGGGTCCTAGCAACTAGCAGCTTCAACACCAATCTCTTCGTACAAAGTAGTCTCATATTCATGAACCTCGAGTGCTCTAGCCTAACATCTGCTCACAAGATGCTTGACAAAATATTTATAGAAATGCCACATTTTGGACTTCATTGATTATCGCCTATACCAAGACCAGTGACATGGGCTTTGTCAAGGGGCTTTTTTAGAGGACCCCGGTGAAAGATATGGTGGCATGGACTGTCATGGTCTTGGGATATGGCCACCACCTCTTCTTTCCATCTTTCCTATTTCGTCTCTCTTTTCCTTACACTCTTTTTTAAACACAAGAAATGAGCTTCTTTGTAAGTAATTACTGCAACTTAAATTGCAATGTGACATAAgttgcaatgaaacttcaacCGTAGGGCTCCAAACAACCTTTTGAGTGAAAGCTACATCCCTGTAGCATGAGCGACGTGTGACTCCCTCTTTATGTGGTCCAGTATATAATTTATATGGAACCAGTATCTCCAGCGCGAAAGGTATGGTTCGTATTAAGAAAGTTGGTAGTTTCCATCTATGGGCGCACATAGGTTTAGCACACTCTGGTTGATTTTGGATCCTCTCAAGTATAGAGTTGAACAAGAGAGTTCTAGTTTTGCAATCATGGCCATTCATGTATTAGGTAATGATCATGATTGTGTAGATTCCGTGTAATACATAGGATAGTGCATTATATGGTACCAAGGAGTCCATGCAATCACAGGTCATCATGTGATACGTGGATAGTTGTGATTGCAAGATTTGATTTCTTGAGTTCAATGCCTCCTAGCAAGGACTTAGGTTTTGCCAGCCCTGGTTTTAGAGacatgtttttttctttttctgtcgCCTATCCCTCCTTCTAGTATCTTCTTTTTAGCTTTTCTAAAGACCATTTGAAGTACTAGCTAATTGAGGGTGAAGGATTTCTCTACCAGCTTCATGGCCTTCTCTTCCCTTCCCATCTTCCCATCTCCTTCCTTTTGTAGACGATTCCATGGCATCCCTGAACCCATCCGTGGAAAGATGATCGAGGCATCAATGAATGTGATATGCCAGTCACTTAATGATGTTGAGGAGGAGATCCAACGATTATCCCTAGTGAAGAAAGCTAATGCAGCAAGCATTGATCAGCTGATGAGCATAGTGGAGACTGCTGCACTAGCAGGATTCGATGTGGAGAACTACAGGAGACGTCTAGGCCAGGTGAAGTCCATTTGCTTTATGTTGGAGAACAAGGTAAACAAGGCAGGGATGTTTCAGAAAAAAATTGGGAAACTCCATGGCATGCTAATAAAGTCGGATGATGAGCAAAAGGGGGACCCTAAAGTTTTAGAAAAGTGTTGTTCTGACTTTGAGAGTGTGGCTTCCAGCCCTTGGGAGTGCTGCTTTGATCTGAAAAAAATAGCATCCAATCCCTGGGAGTGTTTTTCCGATGCTGAGAGTGTGGGATCTTGCCCTCGAGAGATCGAGATGCAGAGGGAGAATGAAGAAGACGACAATGAGGTTACTATAGGAAGGAAAATTATGTAAACTTTTGAGAGATGTTGTGTTTTGATGGTTATGCAGCAAAGTTTACTTAATGAATAAAGCATGTTGTTCTTGTTAATTTTCTAATTCTctttgtctctttttttttaagaaaaaatcttATTTGTCAATTCACCTATTCTTGTCCTCTTTGAAATGTGATGGTATCTTAGAGGAAGGATGAGTGCAAGGTCATGTATGAAATCCCATTTATGGCAGTCTATCTATCATTGATGGATGTACAACCATTATGCATGCAAATCCTTTAATGCTAGAAAGTGCCATACAGGTGGCCCTTCATTAATGTGGAAGATTTCGCTCAAACAAATCTATGTGGTAGCCATTTTGATTGAAAATCCTTGTGTGCTAAAGAATAGCAGATTGGCAACTACACACAGGTTGAAACTTCTATGAATGCGATGTGAGTTAGGACCTTTGCACTTCAAAGTAAAGCTAGAAGGTGTCTTTCAATCATAACTGCCAGTGTATTATGCAATGAGCATGATTAAGAGGGTATCAGGCAATATGATGAGCCCCTCAATCTTATGTACTATGTTGGGCCCTCTCAATCACAATCATCATGCAATATATACAGGAGTGGTCATGATTGAGCTAAcaaatctctttagttcaacCTAAAATCGGAGAGGATACAAACTCAAAGGATACTCCTACATTCAAAATGGACTTGTATTAAATACTACGTGAACCGCGTCCTAGGACTTCAATCATGCTAAGTATATATTTTATGAACGCCACTTACAATGAGGGTAACATACTTAAATTTTCCAAAACATAGATAAAATctttgtgaggatccgtgcgggcatatatttagtctcatattAGCTATGAACTGgataaatcttgggtacttatgcaGGGCCAAGAAACCCAATAATATCTTTCAACTAGCCTTTGTGGATGAGATCTTGGATTataacaaatagtatcagagtgaATCTAGCCCATAGTCTATatagactaggagacactgcaccACGAGCCCATTGGGACTGATCACatattgattgtggtgcttgtgattagatttgaatgaatttgaacccttGATCTGCCGAGGACATCGGAGCTTAAACGAAAAAAGAATATGAGGATCCATGCAgatatatgtttagtcccatatcggctaCGCAGtagatagatcttgagtacttatatagcgccaagaaatccaaataataccttttgacTTGTCTTTTTAAATGAGATTCTAGGTTGTAACAATCTATATTTGACGTGGTAAGCTGGTTTGCTTTGCCTGAATTAGGAAATATATGTTTACACTTTCTACAACAAATCTTTGTATGGTAGGTTCTTACTTAAATAAGTTTCTATGTGATATCTATCCTTGTTAGAAATCCTAATGTACTAGAGAACGGCAGATTGGCAGCCATACACAAGTTGCACTTATACACGAAGCAAACTAATAAGCATATGGTGTAAATTGCATCTTAAGACTTAAAAAATTATGCTCGAGTTTATAATGCATGAAACCCACTTACAATGGTTGTAACAAATTTCTTAATTTACTAAAATACTTCTATCAAAATGGAATTACTAAAATACATATGGAAATCCAACATGGTAAGCTACTTTTTTGGAGCAAATTAGGAGGATCAAACTACTACTTTTTGCAAAAGTTACCTGATCTATTTCAAGATATGTATTGGCTATATTTGAGAATTACTGCATATTTCGAAAAAAACTATCCAACACTTTTTAAAAAGACAAGTTAGAGAAAATTTGTAATTTATAAATAATAGTAGTCCTTGCACAAGTAAAGCCCTCTCACAGCAATTAGACCTATATATTTAGCAATGCAACTAAAGCGAGCTAAAATGTAATTTGAAGGTGGGCACACAATCAAGCTTGGTTTAGCTAATTTGGATAGAGTATTAGAAATAAATCTTCTCTTTAGTCAAGAACAatcccctccctcctctcccatCATGGTTAGATAATACCAAAAATTAGTAGATTCATCCCTATTCAATAGTTGATTTTTagataatttcaaaaaaaataaactaaatgTGGCATAGGCACCAAATATGCATTGGTTGAGGATCCTAAAACCTAAAACAATGTTGCAAAGAATGGACCCACTTAGGGCTGACTTGAATCTGGTTGAAGTTTCGTTAAATGGAAGTACAATGCATGGAGGAAAGTAAAGAAGATTAGAAGGTCTCTTGGAAAACTAACAAATTGCTAAGAAAAATGAATACAATCTTGGAGTGGTATGGCGGAGGTTCACACCCTCCAAGACCACTACCGTAAGAGCATCTGGGAAGAGACAACGAATTATACTCGACCAAGAACTGATTCAAGATGACGCACGCTTGGCCTCTAGCCTCCACCGCGGTGACAAAAGGCTGTGGTGGTTCAGGTAAGTTGAGTTTCCACAACTACTcattctctcctcctctcctttccaCTCTAGCATATAGGGTTTTCCCCTACTTTTAAATTCTTCTCCTTGGTCTCCTTTATTGGATTCTACCTTTTGTACGATGAATATATCCAAGGGATGTAACCTCTGACGAGGATTCAACGAATCCATTGTTGATGCTTGTGACTTATCTCATCTTTATTTTATGCTTAAGGTTAGAAGATGTGGGAAGTTTAGGAATGAATTGATAATTAGAAAGAGGATTTCTGGATAAAgattggatcacttaaataATTAAGGCCAGGATATTATAGAGTTCAACTCCAAGATGCCTTTTTTGAGATATTTTGCCCTACTTTCTTTTAGAAGGTGATATCTTGTTAGTGTAGAATAAAGAAATTTTTCAATAAcaaaattatgattttgttgATCTTTCTTTAAAAACTAAGTTAAAGGAGTGCAAAGACCAAACTTTTTATGTTCTTCAGGTTGATTTTTTGTTTTATCAATTGTCATGATATTTATACTCAGCAATTATTATCGATTTTTTCTTCTATTCATAACCCAATTTTTATGAAGGACTCTagattttattttcctttttaagTTTGCACACATATGGCTTGACAATAAAAGATTATGAAATCAATCGAAGCTCTCAAGAGGGAAGGAGGCTTTCCTTCCATCTGAGTTTATGTTATTCTCTTGACTGTAATTTGAAACTAAAaggcacaaaaaaaaatttggagaaaAAATTCTTAGTGGCAACATTGCGGTAAACAAGggtgaagagagaagaagaatatttctattggagagagagagagagagagagagagagagagagaataactATTGGCAAAAATCAATATTTGGGAACAtattttttggttaaaaaatagatgaaaaatattctcactaacagtttttcattcaaaattaatTTGGACAAAAAATTAATCTGCCTCGCGCCAGGAAGGGGTCGAACCTTCGACTTTCTGCTTAGGAAACAGACGCTCTATCCACTGAGCTACAGGCGCCTCACTACATAACCGGCAATAATTATTTCCTTTTCTCTAAAAAGAGTTCTTAcatctttctcccccttttccCTATTCCCTCCACCCCGTTCTACCACCGATCGGGGCAGAGCAGGGCAAAACGTAGCCGAGGTGCCGTCTCCAATCGGCGAGTTCCGCCGGCCAGAAACTATGATTCGGGCGGTGATAGTGATGAACACCCAGGGCAAGCCCCGCCTCGTCAAGTTCTACGACTTCCAGGTTCCCTTTGCCCTCTTCTAGGCTTTTCCTTCCCATTAGATTTCTTCTTCTAATTTTTCCcctccttcccttctccttTCCTTCATTCTTCTTCTCATCATTTGAATCCCAGCCGCCGGAGAAGCAGCAAGAGTTGATCCGCAGCGTCTATGGAGGTCCCGAGTCCCTTATCTATCGAATTGTTCTGTAAAAATCTCACCTTTACTCGTTTTAGggcttctttcttccttaacTCGGTCTAATCCCGTCGCAGTTTTATCCGAGAGAGCAGACAACGTCAGCAACTTCGTTGAGGCAGACGCAATCTTCGGCCCGGTATGCCCGTattatctattgcagattttGATGTACTATGCTGTCTTTCCACTGAGTACGATCAAAAAAAGTGactttttttctttgtgatgattAGTTGCATGCTAATTGCTTAAGTTTTCACTTGGTTCTAGGTTCTACATTCTCTCTTTCTCGGATTTCACTCCCTATATGTCCACAATTAGTTATCATAAtttgaactttttaaacatgcAATCGGCCCCTCGTAGCCATTGAGCGAAGATACTGAGATAAAAAAAGTGGAGAGATAGATCTGTTGCAATCTATAATGTATTCAttccttatattttttttaaaatcgtgTATCAAAGATTGTAGAATTTGATGCAAAGAATGCTTAGGCTTGATGTAGAATTCATCTGATGATGAACCTCTTGATGCATCTGTTTGTGTACAAAAACCCATCGTTTTGTCATTAATCTGAATGATTATGACTTATCTATTATCTGCATGTTCATTGACTCATCTTATTTGCAGGGTACTCAGCTGGTGTACAAGCATTTTGCCACTTTGTATTTTGTTTTTGTGTTTGATAGTGCTGAAAATGAGCTAGCTATGCTTGACCTTATACAAGGTAAGTCAAAAGCTTTTTATGTGAAGATTGTTTAGTGCAAGTCTGTGCCTTTTGCTCTTGCATGGAACTTGAATGGCCACGAGTCGTGCATGGATTGTTGCTCTCATATTGTGCATTAAAAAGCCATATCTCGTAACTATTCCTTGTAATTTATGACTGAGCACTGATGTAGAATTTTTTAGGTCCCAATAGGATAttacctgattttttttttgaagatattGGATCTAATTAAATTGTGTGGCTTGCAGTGTTCGTTGAGACTCTGGACAGATGCTTCAAAAATGTATGTGAGCTGGACATTGTGTTCAATTTCAATAAGGTAGCGTTATTGGCTGTTGCTACCTTTCTCAGCATTTTTGGTCTGTCCATTGAGTTGTTTCATTTAGGTAGCCAGTTGACATATTTGGATACTGCCTAGATGACCGTAAAAAGATTGTCTGAgcct
Coding sequences within it:
- the LOC103704245 gene encoding AP-3 complex subunit sigma, with the translated sequence MIRAVIVMNTQGKPRLVKFYDFQPPEKQQELIRSVYGVLSERADNVSNFVEADAIFGPGTQLVYKHFATLYFVFVFDSAENELAMLDLIQVFVETLDRCFKNVCELDIVFNFNKMHMLLDEIIFGGQVLETSSEQVLKAVEEISKLEKSSSAISLVPKSVSARFGR